A region from the Limibacillus sp. genome encodes:
- a CDS encoding ricin-type beta-trefoil lectin domain protein, translating into MITKLGGLALAALLLSFSGEAGAIELRPDGAYCLTSKPIVGGHPSLERVSAHSCAYTEEESLDVGQQWSFSGGKIRNANGNCLQEVDAIGGGYKLVVDMCDAYRGQEFRVEGARIVTNSGNCVTFKGRSGTRGNVFIDSCGAGGSQVLNLGDFPMGGEGQIVGYP; encoded by the coding sequence ATGATTACCAAACTGGGCGGCTTGGCGCTGGCGGCGCTGCTGCTGTCCTTCAGCGGAGAGGCCGGCGCAATCGAGCTGCGTCCCGACGGCGCGTACTGCCTCACATCCAAGCCAATCGTCGGCGGGCATCCGTCGCTTGAGCGGGTCTCGGCCCACTCCTGCGCTTACACGGAGGAAGAGTCGCTGGACGTCGGCCAGCAGTGGAGCTTCTCCGGCGGCAAGATCCGCAACGCCAACGGCAACTGCCTCCAGGAAGTCGACGCCATCGGCGGCGGCTACAAGCTGGTCGTCGACATGTGCGATGCCTACCGGGGCCAGGAGTTCAGGGTCGAAGGCGCGCGCATCGTCACCAACAGCGGCAACTGCGTGACCTTCAAGGGCCGTAGCGGCACAAGGGGCAATGTCTTCATAGACAGCTGCGGTGCCGGCGGCAGCCAGGTTCTGAACCTCGGCGATTTCCCCATGGGCGGCGAAGGCCAGATCGTGGGCTATCCCTAA
- the thiE gene encoding thiamine phosphate synthase, translating into MTGPKTIFDPRLYLVIGEADCAGRPLGEVLRAAVEGGVTLVQLREKSLPHADFLRRAREVRALLAPSGVPLIINDNLDVALEAEADGLHLGQDDISPAKARANLGPEAILGLSVGSLGELAASDLSPCDYVGIGPVYATGTKSDAGDAIGPAGLKQVADEVRASAGLPCVAIGGIQQERLTELTGCGAAGVAVVSAIAGAPDPRQAARSLRQAIAKAGLRP; encoded by the coding sequence ATGACCGGACCCAAGACCATCTTCGACCCACGCCTCTATCTGGTGATCGGCGAAGCCGACTGCGCCGGGCGTCCCTTGGGCGAGGTGCTACGGGCAGCGGTGGAAGGCGGCGTCACGCTGGTTCAGTTGCGCGAGAAGTCCCTGCCTCATGCCGACTTCCTGCGCCGCGCGCGGGAGGTGCGCGCCCTGCTCGCGCCCAGCGGCGTGCCCCTGATCATCAACGACAATCTCGATGTGGCCCTGGAAGCCGAAGCCGATGGACTCCACCTCGGCCAGGACGACATCAGCCCCGCCAAGGCCCGCGCGAACCTGGGCCCCGAGGCGATCCTGGGCCTTTCGGTCGGCAGTCTCGGCGAATTGGCGGCGAGCGACCTTTCGCCCTGCGACTACGTGGGGATCGGCCCGGTCTACGCAACCGGCACCAAGAGCGATGCGGGCGACGCCATCGGCCCGGCCGGATTGAAGCAAGTCGCGGACGAAGTCCGTGCAAGCGCCGGACTGCCCTGCGTGGCCATCGGCGGCATCCAGCAGGAACGCCTGACTGAACTCACCGGATGCGGCGCCGCGGGTGTCGCCGTGGTCTCCGCGATTGCGGGGGCGCCCGACCCGCGCCAGGCGGCACGGTCACTGCGTCAGGCCATCGCAAAAGCAGGACTGCGGCCCTGA
- the thiM gene encoding hydroxyethylthiazole kinase, whose protein sequence is MSDQEEILESTDRQAGEAVWRTLSHLRAGRPLVHCITNYVAMDINANALLAVGASPVMAHAAEEVEEIAGVAGALVINIGTLDKVWVESMLAAAKAAVEAGVPWVLDPVGVNATPYRLEVAKRLTRLQPTVIRGNASEIAALGASSAAGGQGVDSTLESFDALDAAQTLARKSGAVVAVTGAVDYVTNGHDLVAVANGHEFMARVTAIGCTLSALVGACLAVSDDPLEATVHGLVIMGIAGEMAAERSQGPGSFRTALIDALYRMEESQVEEAARIG, encoded by the coding sequence ATGAGCGACCAGGAAGAAATCCTCGAATCCACGGACCGCCAGGCCGGCGAAGCGGTCTGGCGCACCCTGTCCCATCTGCGGGCCGGGCGGCCCCTGGTTCACTGCATCACCAACTATGTCGCCATGGACATCAACGCCAACGCGCTGCTGGCCGTGGGCGCCTCCCCGGTCATGGCCCACGCCGCCGAGGAGGTCGAGGAGATCGCCGGGGTTGCAGGCGCTCTCGTGATCAACATCGGCACGCTCGACAAGGTCTGGGTCGAGTCCATGCTGGCCGCCGCCAAGGCGGCGGTGGAAGCGGGCGTTCCCTGGGTTCTCGACCCCGTGGGGGTCAACGCGACGCCCTACCGCCTGGAGGTCGCAAAACGCCTGACCCGCCTGCAGCCGACGGTGATCCGCGGCAACGCCTCGGAGATAGCGGCACTGGGGGCGAGCAGCGCGGCAGGCGGCCAGGGCGTGGACAGCACCCTTGAATCCTTCGACGCGCTGGATGCCGCCCAGACATTGGCGCGCAAGAGCGGCGCGGTGGTCGCGGTCACCGGCGCCGTCGATTACGTCACCAACGGACACGATCTGGTGGCGGTCGCCAACGGGCATGAGTTCATGGCCCGGGTCACGGCCATCGGCTGCACCCTCTCCGCCCTGGTCGGCGCCTGCCTGGCGGTCTCGGACGATCCCCTGGAAGCGACCGTCCATGGGCTGGTGATCATGGGGATCGCGGGCGAGATGGCGGCCGAGCGCTCGCAAGGACCGGGCAGCTTCCGCACCGCGCTGATCGACGCGCTCTACCGCATGGAAGAGAGCCAGGTCGAAGAAGCCGCGCGCATCGGATGA
- a CDS encoding orotate phosphoribosyltransferase encodes MKHIHPTARTTARVLMEIEAVLFRPQEPFTFTSGRKSPVYVDCRKIISYPRARARLMDMLVERIQDEAGFECFDAVAGGETAGIPFAAWIAERMGLPMLYVRKKAKGFGRNAQIEGDFKDGDRVLLIEDLATDGGSKLAFVDALRAAGAVCAHTAVVFHYGIFPDGLKKLTDAGVSLHALCTWWDALAVAEEQDYLSQEGINSVRTFLSDPEGWSRQHGGEEKDA; translated from the coding sequence ATGAAGCACATCCACCCCACGGCCCGCACGACCGCACGCGTGCTAATGGAGATCGAGGCTGTGCTGTTCCGCCCGCAGGAGCCCTTTACCTTCACCTCCGGGCGCAAGAGCCCGGTCTACGTGGACTGCCGCAAGATCATCTCCTATCCCCGCGCCCGCGCCCGCCTGATGGACATGCTGGTCGAGCGGATCCAGGACGAAGCCGGCTTCGAGTGCTTCGACGCCGTGGCCGGCGGCGAGACCGCCGGCATTCCCTTCGCGGCCTGGATCGCCGAGCGCATGGGGCTGCCGATGCTCTACGTCCGCAAGAAGGCCAAGGGCTTTGGCCGAAACGCCCAGATCGAGGGCGACTTCAAGGACGGCGACCGGGTGTTGCTGATCGAGGACCTGGCGACCGACGGCGGCTCGAAGCTGGCTTTCGTGGACGCTTTGCGCGCAGCGGGCGCCGTCTGCGCGCACACCGCCGTCGTCTTCCACTACGGCATCTTCCCGGATGGCCTCAAGAAGCTCACGGATGCGGGGGTTTCTCTGCATGCGCTCTGTACCTGGTGGGATGCACTGGCGGTGGCAGAGGAACAGGACTATCTCTCTCAGGAGGGCATAAACTCCGTGCGGACCTTCCTCTCTGATCCCGAGGGCTGGTCGCGCCAGCACGGCGGAGAAGAGAAGGACGCATAG
- a CDS encoding peptide ABC transporter substrate-binding protein, whose product MAFHRNLLRAALAVILLAIGANAAEARDLRIGISQFPSNLHPLIDSMLAKTYTIVMGTRPLTNHDAQWELRCEVCTELPTLENGKAVIEPLDGGGEGVAITYEIKPDLFWGDGVPVTTEDFVFSWEVGRHPESGAAGAEGFRRILAIDALDDKRFVVHVDRVTYQYNVANSFYPLPAHIERPIFEASPIDYRNRSAYETDSTNPGLFFGPYVISEVVPGSQISLVRNPEWRGREPAFERVILRTIENTSALEANLLSGEVDLIDGDLGLSIDQAIAFEERHGDRFNVIFKPGLIYEHLDVLLDNPILADKRVREALILSADRQALSEQLFGGRQPVAHSNVSPLDWVYDETVPVYAYDPNAAAALLDEAGWSEMKGGIRHNAAGEPLRLRLMTTAGNRTRELVQQVLQAGWKQIGIEVEIRNEPPRVFFGETVTKRDYGALALFAWLSAPEAVPLTTLRSDQVPSEENAWSGQNYTGYANPEMDRLIDAIERELDREKRKQLWSELQHLYAEDLPAIPLYWRASSYILPKQLKGVEPTGHRATTTQRIEDWTWEE is encoded by the coding sequence ATGGCCTTTCACCGGAACCTGCTGAGAGCCGCGCTTGCGGTCATTCTGCTCGCCATCGGTGCCAACGCGGCCGAAGCGCGCGACCTGCGCATCGGCATTTCGCAGTTCCCCTCGAACCTGCATCCCCTGATCGATTCCATGCTGGCGAAGACCTACACCATCGTCATGGGCACCCGGCCGCTCACCAACCATGACGCCCAGTGGGAACTGCGCTGCGAGGTTTGCACCGAACTGCCGACCCTGGAGAACGGCAAGGCGGTGATCGAGCCTCTGGATGGCGGCGGGGAAGGTGTCGCCATCACCTACGAGATCAAACCGGACCTCTTCTGGGGCGACGGCGTTCCGGTGACGACCGAGGATTTCGTCTTTTCCTGGGAGGTCGGGCGTCATCCCGAGTCGGGGGCGGCTGGAGCGGAGGGCTTCCGGCGCATTCTGGCCATCGACGCGCTGGACGATAAGCGCTTTGTGGTCCACGTCGACCGCGTCACCTACCAGTACAACGTCGCGAACAGCTTCTATCCCTTGCCCGCGCACATCGAGCGGCCGATCTTCGAAGCCTCCCCGATCGACTACCGCAACCGTTCGGCCTATGAGACGGACAGCACCAATCCAGGGCTCTTCTTCGGCCCTTATGTGATCTCCGAGGTGGTGCCCGGCTCCCAGATATCCCTGGTCCGCAACCCGGAGTGGCGCGGCAGGGAGCCCGCGTTCGAGCGGGTGATCCTGCGCACCATCGAGAACACCTCGGCGCTGGAGGCCAATCTGCTGTCCGGAGAGGTCGACCTCATCGACGGCGACCTCGGCCTTTCCATCGATCAGGCCATCGCCTTCGAGGAACGGCACGGCGACCGCTTCAACGTGATCTTCAAGCCGGGTCTGATCTATGAGCACCTGGACGTGCTGCTGGATAACCCGATCCTCGCCGACAAGCGGGTGCGCGAGGCCCTGATCCTCTCCGCCGACCGGCAGGCGCTGTCCGAGCAGCTCTTCGGCGGGCGGCAGCCGGTGGCCCATTCCAACGTCTCCCCGCTCGACTGGGTCTATGACGAGACCGTGCCGGTCTACGCCTACGACCCGAACGCGGCCGCGGCGCTTCTGGACGAGGCGGGCTGGAGCGAGATGAAGGGCGGGATCCGGCACAACGCAGCGGGCGAGCCCCTGCGCCTGCGTCTCATGACCACGGCGGGCAACCGCACGCGCGAGTTGGTGCAGCAGGTGCTTCAGGCGGGCTGGAAGCAGATCGGCATCGAGGTTGAAATCCGCAACGAGCCGCCGCGCGTCTTCTTCGGGGAGACCGTGACCAAGCGCGACTATGGCGCGCTCGCGCTCTTCGCCTGGCTTTCGGCGCCCGAGGCGGTTCCGCTCACCACCTTGCGCAGCGATCAGGTCCCGAGCGAGGAGAACGCCTGGAGCGGCCAGAACTACACCGGCTACGCCAACCCCGAGATGGATCGCCTGATCGACGCCATCGAGCGTGAGCTGGACCGCGAGAAGCGCAAGCAGCTTTGGTCGGAGCTCCAGCACCTCTACGCCGAGGACCTGCCGGCCATCCCGCTCTACTGGCGCGCGTCGAGCTACATTCTGCCAAAGCAGTTGAAGGGGGTGGAGCCCACCGGACACCGGGCCACCACCACCCAGCGGATCGAGGACTGGACCTGGGAGGAGTAG